AAAGCAGACTCTACCCGCCTTTTGCTCGGCGGCCTTCACCAAAAGACGGTGCTTGACACCATTCGTGACAACAAGACTGAAATTCAGCTTTCTGACCTCGAAAAAGTGGGCTTCAAGGGCGTTCGCTGCGTGGAATCCGGCGGCCCGGAACCAGGCGTGGGTTGCGCAGGTCGCGGCATCATCACCTCCATTAGCATGCTCGAACAGCTCGGCGCTTATACCGAAGACCTTGACTACGTTTTCTACGACGTGTTGGGCGACGTGGTGTGCGGTGGTTTTGCCATGCCGATTCGTGAAGGTAAGGCCAAGGAAATTTACATCGTCGCTTCCGGCGAAATGATGGCCCTTTATGCAGCAAACAACATCTGTAAGGGTATCGCGAAGTATGCCCAGCATGGCGAAGTGCGCTTGGGTGGCATCATTTGCAATAGCCGCAACGTGGACAACGAACTCGATTTGCTCCGTGCCTTTACCAAGGAACTCAACACGCAGCTGATTCAGTATGTACCGCGCAACAACATCGTGCAGCAGGCAGAAATTCGCAAGAAGACGGTGATTGAATTTGAACCGAAGTCCAGCCAGGCAAACGTCTACCGCGAACTCGCCAAGAACATCGACGAAAACGAAATGTTCACCGTTCCGACCCCGATGACGCAGGATCGCCTGGAACAGATCCTTATCGACTACGGCATGATGGAAAAAGACTACCAGATTTAGGAGAAATAAATCCTATGGCATCGACCAATATTAACCTTAACATGACCTCGGTCGAAAACCGCGAATATCGACTGGGTACGATTATCGGCTGGGACGGCAAGGCGAGCGACCTGATTAAGGAATCTGCCTATGACGAACGCAGCGCAAAAAAACATGGTGGCTGTGCAGGCAAGGGTAGCGGCTGTAAGCTTTGCGAGCTAGCGTCCCCGCTCAACCAAGAAACCATGTGCTCTAACGCTATTATCCAGTGCCAGGTAGGTAATTTGACGGACTGCGCCCTGATTGACCATTCTCCGATTGGCTGCAGTGGCGAAAACTCCAAATTCAACCTTTCTATGCATGTGGGCCTTAAGCGTCGCGGCAAGCCTTTGCAAAATACGTTGAACATCAGCACCAACCTTAAAGAACAGGACATGGTGTTCGGCGCTTCCGAAAAGCTTCGCCAAACGATTCGTGACGCGAAGGAACGCTTCAACCCCAAGGCGATTTTCATCGGCATGGCTTGCGCTACCGCTATTATCGGTGAAGACATCGATTCCATTGCCGAAGAAATGGAACCCGAAGTCGGCGTACCTATCATTCCGCTGCATTGCGAAGGTTTCCGCTCCAAGCACTGGTCTACTGGCTTTGACATTGCCTTCCATGGCGTTCTTCGCCAGATTGTGGAACGTCACCCGACCAAGAAGCAGAATGACTTGATTAACATCGTTGCCCTCTGGGGTTCGGACTATTTCTCCGAAATGCTCGCTCCGCTTGGGCTGCGCGTGAATTACCTTCTGGATACGGCATCCTTCGAAGAAATCCGCCAAGCTTCCGAAGCTGTCGCGACCGCTACCTTCTGCGATACGTTGGGCGGCTACATGGCTACGGCACTTGAAGAATCCTTCGGCGTTCCGCAAATTGACGCCCCGCAGCCTTACGGCATCAAGGGTACCGACGAATGGCTCCGCGCCATTGCAAAGGTTGTCGGCAAGGAAAAGGAAGTCGAAGAATACATCGAAAGCGAACACAAGCGTATCGCTCCGAAACTTGCCGAACTCCGCGAATTTTTCAAGGGCAAGAATGGCATCGTGATGACGGGTTCTGCTTATGCTCACGGCCTTATCAGCGTTCTTTCGGAGCTGGGAATTGGCCACGACGCAGCCCTCGTTTTCCATCACGACCCCATTTACGATGGTGCTGGAAAACATCAGGACACGTTGAAAGAGCTTGTGGAAACTTACGGCGACATTCCGCACTATACCGTAAGTAAGACCCGCGCCTTCCAGCTTCCGCAGCTTTTGAAGCGCGCCAAGACGGACTTCTTGCTCATTCGTCATCCGGGTCTTGCCTCTGTTGCGGGCCACCTCGGATTCCCGACCCTCACCATGGGCGACGAGCATATTCCGGTGGGCTACGAAGGTATTCTCCGCATTGGCGAAATGCTCAAGGGCGTTCTTTCGCGTACAAAGTTCAACCAGGTTCTCAAGCGTAATGTAAAGCTCCCGTATTCTGATTGGTGGCTCGCTCAGGACGATCCGTTCTACCTGACGCATCACCCGGAAACACTTAACGACCTTCCTGAACCGAGAAACCTCAAGTTCAGCAAAGATAAAGAACCCTATTCGGAAAACGCATAGTAAGGGAGATTTCGAAAATGTCAGAAGCACTTAAAACAAAGAAAAAAAGCAATTCTATTTCGGACCCCCGCTATTCTTGCGCAGTTGGCGCGTCTAATACGGTTGTCGGCATCAAGGGTGCCGTGCCTATTGCCAACTGCTCTCCGGGTTGCCAGCTCAAGCAAACTGCTTTCCTCACGTTCGAAAACGGTTTCCAGGGTAGCATTTACGCCGGTGCCGGCAACATGCCGAGCGCAAACTCCACCGAAAACGACATCGTGTTCGGCGGCATCAAGACTTTGGATCAGTTGATCAAATCGACGCTCAAGGTTTTCAACGGCGACCTCTATGTCGTTCTCACCGGTTGCGTGGGCGGCCTCATTGGTGACGACGTCTCGAGCCTGGTTAACGAATATCGCGATTTGGGTTACCCGATTGTCGCTGTTGATACCGCAGGTTTCAAGGGCAACAACCTTTTCGGTCACGAAGAAGTCGTGAATGCCATTGTCGACCAGTTCGTGGGCGATTACAAGGGCGAACGCAAGAAGGGCCTTATCAACCTCTGGTCCGAAGTTCCGTATTACAACCAGAACTGGCGCGGTGATTATCAGGAACTGGCCCGCATTCTTCGCGGCGCAGGTTTTGAAGTCAACGTGCTGTTTGGACCCGAAAATAATGGTGTCAAGGACTGGTTGCGCATTCCGGAAGCTCAGTTCAACCTGGTGGTTTCGCCTTGGGTTGGCGTTCGCAATGCCGAACACCTTCAAGAAAAATACGGTCAGCCGTTCCTTCACATTCCTGAAATTCCCATTGGTGCCGAAGCGACAAGCGAATTCATCCGTAAGGTTGTCGAATTTGCAGGAATCGACAAGGAACAGAGCGAAAAGTTCATTGAACAAGAAAATGGTATCTATTACTACTATCTGGAACACTTTTCTGAATTCTTCGCTGAATACTGGTACGGCATGCCGAGCGAATTCGCCATCACCGCTGATTCTGCCTACACGCTTGCCTACACCAAGTTCCTTGCCGACCAGATCGGACTTATTCCGCGCAAGGCAATTGTCAGCGACGATCCTCCGCAGAAATTCCGCGAGCAGATCGAAAAAGCCTTCCACAACATTAGCGAAGGCGTCGATGTCCAGGTGGAATTTGAGGAAGATGGCTACCTGATTGAAAAGTCAATCAAGGAAGTCGATTTCTCTTCTGGAAAGCCCTTGATTCTCGCTTCTTCGTGGGAAATCAATCTTGCCAACGACAAGGGAGCTTTGTTCTTCGAAGTTACTCCCCCTTCCAGCGAAACCTTGATTATCAATCGTAGTTTCGTCGGTTACAAGGGCGCGCTGAATCTGCTCGAAAAGATTTACAGCGCATCCGTTGGCGGAAAATAAACAAATAAGTCAAACAAAATAGAACGAGGATACCTATATGTGTAGCACTTGTACTTTGGCTCAGGGCATTTTCCAATAAGCATCTGCATTTGCTAGATGACATGTTGGGAAAGCCACGCACGAGCAATTCTCAGTAAATAAGCCAATGCCTTTTTAGGCATTCGGCATTTTCCCAAACGCTCGCAGAATTTTATTCTGCGTGGTAATCCAACAATTATAAAAAAAGGAGATTTTCAATGAATCTCACAAAAAATACCACAGCTAAAATCATTCTCGCCTCTGCAATCGCAGCATTCTCCGCAGAGTCCATTTCAGTCACCACGAAATCCGGCGTAACCGCAACTCTCTACGGTTTTGCATCTCTTAACGCCGCCTACGAAGACTCAAAAAGCAACAACGGCAACTTCGCCAACTTCGTTGCGGCTTCGGACATCACCAATGAAAACGACGGCGGTTGGCATCTGACCCCGAATCTGACCCGAATCGGCCTCAACCTTTCGAGCGGTGACGATTCGACATACCTCAAGGCAAACGGTAAGGTCGAAGTGGACTTCTACGGGGGTGGTTCCGCCAACAATCCCAATCCGCGCCTCCGTCACGGCTATGGCGAAGTTTCTTTCGGCAAGACTGGCTTCTCCATTTTGGGCGGTCAAACTTGGGACGTGATTTCTCCGTTGGTGACGCCGACGCTCAATGCCGGCGTTCTCAACAACTCCGGTGACGCGGGCCTTCGCAGGGCCCAGCTGAGACTCACCGAGAAAATCCCCGTTGCAGGAGGCTCCGTGGACATTGCAGCCGCCATTGTCCGCACCATCGGCGAAAACCAGCCGTACAACACGACTTCCGCCTCAGAAACCGGCACCGATGCTGACATTCCCACGTTCCAGGGACGCGTCGGCATAGCCGTTCCCCTGTGGGTAAAAGACAAGAAGTTCGGCCTAGGCGTTTCGGGCCATTACGGCAAGGAAGAAATCGACCTGAATGATACCGGTGATACCAAAGATATCCCCACATGGTCTGCGAATGTGGACTTGACCCTTCCCATTACCGGCACAATCGCCATTCTTGGCGAAGGATTCATCGGAGAAAACCTGGATACATACGCCGCAGGCATCGGACGCGGTTTTACAGCCAATGCCAACGATCCTGAAAGCGTAAAAAGCATCGAGGCCTACGGTGGATGGATTGCATTGCAGGCCAAGTTGATTCAAAAGCTGGCAATCAACGTGGGTTCTGGTATTGACAAACTGGACCGAGACGACATCGAAACCGTTGGCGGCCGCGAACAGAACATTTCCGTTTTCGCAAACGCGACCTACAACCTGACCGAAGCCTTCTCGCTCGGATTTGAATACCTTCACATCCAAACGGATTACCTGACTGCCGGCACCCAGAAAGTAAAGGAAGCCGACCTGAACCGTTATCAACTTTCCGCAACATACGGATTCTAATAAGGAGGTTTGACAATGAATCATAATCTTCATAAAAAGCATTCTCGGATTGCTTTGGCATTCCTTTTCACCTTCGCCTGTGCCGCATCTGCTTTTGCCGCAGACAAGATTTCCATCGGTTACCTCTCTTCTACGGGTCAGGGAAAATTCTTCATCGCTAAAGATGCCGGCATCTTCGAGAAGAACGGCCTTGACGTGACCTTGGTGGAATTTTCGAATTCCGGTGACGGCATCGCCGCAGTCCGCGCGGGCAAACTCGACGCCGGTGCATTCGGCTCTCTCGCTCCGCTCATCCACATTGCACAAGGCGCAGACATCCGCGTCATTGGCGGTATCATGGGTGGCGACCAGGCTGTCATCACCCGCAAGGAAAACGCTGGCTCCGTCAAGAAGTTGAGCGATCTCAAGGGCAAGAAAATCGCGACTATTCGCTTGGGTACTGCCGATGCAATCGTTCGTGGCGGCCTCAAGAAAGAAGGCATCGACTGGCACAAAGACGTGACCATCGTGGAACTCAAGAACCCGCCTGCAGTAATCGAAGCTGTAAAGAACGGCAGCGTGTACGCAGGCGTCACTTGGGGTCCGCATGACCTCCGTGCCGAAGAAGCGGGCCTTTCCGTGGTGCTTCGCAGTAAGGACATCAATCCGGGCCACATCTGCTGCCGCCTGATTGCCTCGCTCCGCAAGATTGACGGTCGCGAGGACGTTTACAAGCGCTTGGTCAAGTCGCTGATCGAAGCCGAGGAACTGGTGCAAAATGACCACAAGAAGAGTGTGGAAATTATTGCCAAGTGGATCAAGCTCGACACAGCCCTTGTCAACAAGGCGTTCTACAGCGGTCATGTCACGCAAGATACCGACCCGAACGTGAAGGGCGTCGAATTCTTCTGGGATTTCTTGAAGGATGCTGAATTCATCAAGTCCGACAAGAAGGTCGCTGAATATGTGCGTACCGACTTCTACCAGAAAGCCATCGCAGAACTCCGCAAGCAAAAGCCGAATTCCGAGTTCTACGCGAATGCTGAAAAAATATTCAAGTCCAGAAACTAGAGGTGAGACAACATGAGTCAAACGCAAAGTGGTTTTGAAACGACGAATCTCGGTTTTTCTTACGATGGCAAGGCCATCCTGAAAGACATCAACTTGAAAATAAATCAAGGTGAATTCGTGTGCCTGCTGGGCGAAAGCGGCAGCGGTAAAACCACCTTGCTGAATCTTTTCGCAGGCCTCACCAAGCCGGGCGAAGGCCATATTTATTGGAACGGAAAGGAAATCGAAAAACCTTCCGCCGAAAGGAGCGTCGTCTTCCAGGACTACTCCCTTTTTCCATGGCTCACCCTTCTCCAGAACGTCACGCTCGCCATCAAGAAGACTAAAAAAGTCAAGAGTGGCGATGCGAAACATTTGGCCGAAGAATACCTGAACTTGGTGGGACTTTCGAGAAGCCTCAACAAATATCCCTTTGAACTATCGGGCGGAATGCGCCAACGCGGAGCAATAGCAAGAGCCCTGAGCGTTGGTGCCGATGCCCTTTTATTAGATGAACCTTTTGGGGCGCTTGACCCCGTAAACCGAGCAAGCCTTCAGGACTTGGTCTTGGAACTTTGCCGTGGCGTAAAAGATCGACCAATTACAACGTTGTTTGTAACTCATGATATTCGTGAAGCCGTCTATTTGGGAAGTCGAATTGTCGTATTGGGATCGACACCAGGCCGTATCATTGCAGACATTCCTCTGGATTTCCCGGTAAGGAAAAATCGTAGTGATTGGTTCCGCGACGAAAAAGTTCAACAGACTATCGTTGCCATTGAAGATGCCTACCACAAAGATGTCCTTGAAAAACTCGGGCATATCGTACAGGGAGGTGCAAGCATATGAGAACTTTTAAAAAATATCTATCCAAGCTTTCAGGAATTCTTTTCCTCCTGTTTTTACTGGGAATCTGGGCTTTCATCAGTTGTGGCCCGGAATGGAGCAGCCAATACCTGTTTCCATCGCCCAAGGCGATAGCGAACGCCCTCTTTGATTCTCGTGAAGAACTCTTGCGAAGTGCAGGAGCGTCCCTCTTGAAACTTGTCCCCGCTTACCTAGTGGCGGCCATTGTCGGCATTTCCATCGGAATTCTTTCCGGGTCTGTTTCTTGGATAAGCAACATGCTGAAACCGATTTCCCGATTTGCAGCGCCGATTCCGCCCAACGTTTATATTCCCTACGCTATTGCGATTCTCCCGACCTTTTACCTGTCATCCACGTTTATCATTTTTATTGCTGCATTCTGGCCTATTTACTTGAATACGGCAGCCGGTGCCGCCGATATTCCCGAAAAATACAAACGCAACGCCGCTATTATTGGAATAGGTCGCTTTGAATACTTGTGGAGAATTGCCCTTGTAGCAAGCCTTCCGTCCATATTCTCAGGGCTTTCCGTAGGCATGGGACTTTCGTTCATCATGCTCACGGTCGCAGAACTCTTCGGCGAAAATACGGGGCTTGGGCACTTTGTGCAATTTTATGCGGACTATTCCGACTATCCCAACATGGTGGCAGGAATTCTTTGGACAGGAATTGTCGTGCTTGCGATTATGGAACTTTTTGAATTTGTAAAACGCAAACTCTTGTTCTGGACAAAGGCGAATTAGACATGATTAGCAAAACTGCGCTTTTGTGCGCTCTTGCCCGGGCCGTACACACCCACAGTAAATGCGAAAAGATTTTTGAAGACGAATTTGCGCTGGATTTTGTCGGTTTAAAGGAATACCGCCACGCCCGCAACCTCGCAAAGACGTTTCTCCCCGCGAAAAAGCCAGGCGTTAAAAATTATCTAACCAAGGATTTACTGAATCAGTATTTCCTACCGATTGTTCTTCCGCGTAATCGTTTTGCCGAAGATATTGTCGATACCAAGCAGAAAACAGGAGACGTGCAATATGTGCTCTTGGGTGCGGGCCTAGATTCTTTTGCGCTTAGGAACAAAAGCCAAAATGTAGATGTCTTTGAATTGGACCTTTATGAAACTCAGGTTTTCAAGATTGAGCGGATGCGGGAACTTTTCACCAAAAGGCGACCTAAAGTTCACTTTGTAGAAATTGATTTCAACAAAGACAGCATCATTGACAGATTGATGTATGCGGGATTTAATCCCAAAAAGCGCTCCGTCTTTTCGATTCTTGGAGTGTCCTACTACATTCCGATTGAAATTTTCTTCAAGACCATTTCGCAGATTTCCCAGATTGCAGCGACTAATAGCGTGGTGGTTTTCGATTACTACGAAAAAGAGCAGAACAGCGCGGACAGCACCACTAAAATCAGCCGCCTAAAGCAAATTGCCGCCGCATGTGGCGAACGAATGGCTGATGGTTACGACCCCGCACAAGTGATTGAACTGGCCAAAAAATCGGGCATCAAATATTGCCACGACCTTACCCCAAAAGATCTCGACGAAGCTTTTTTCAGGGATTCAGCAGAACTTTCCGCATTCGAAGGCGTTCACCTGATTTACTGCGGCTTATAGAAAAAATGTATTAGGAATAGTGTGCACAAGGTTCTATCTTTATTCAGTTAAACCTTGATTTGTGCAATGAAATATGATTTCGATACAGTAATTGATCGGCGGAATGCGGATTCTATAAAGTGGAATGTCGCCGAAAACGTGCTCCCCATGTGGGTGGCGGATATGGATTTCCGGACTGCCCCCGAAATTTTAGATGCGCTCAAAAGCCGCCTGAATCATGGTGTTTTCGGGTATGCGGATGTTCCCGACGCTTGGTACAATGCCTACATCAATTGGTGGAAAAAACGTCATGGCCTGAAAATGGAAAAGGAAAACTTGACGTTTTCTGCGGGCGTGATGCCTTCGATTCTCTCCGTAATCAAGCGGCTTGCCGCCCCGTGCGAAAA
Above is a genomic segment from uncultured Fibrobacter sp. containing:
- a CDS encoding nitrogenase component 1 — protein: MASTNINLNMTSVENREYRLGTIIGWDGKASDLIKESAYDERSAKKHGGCAGKGSGCKLCELASPLNQETMCSNAIIQCQVGNLTDCALIDHSPIGCSGENSKFNLSMHVGLKRRGKPLQNTLNISTNLKEQDMVFGASEKLRQTIRDAKERFNPKAIFIGMACATAIIGEDIDSIAEEMEPEVGVPIIPLHCEGFRSKHWSTGFDIAFHGVLRQIVERHPTKKQNDLINIVALWGSDYFSEMLAPLGLRVNYLLDTASFEEIRQASEAVATATFCDTLGGYMATALEESFGVPQIDAPQPYGIKGTDEWLRAIAKVVGKEKEVEEYIESEHKRIAPKLAELREFFKGKNGIVMTGSAYAHGLISVLSELGIGHDAALVFHHDPIYDGAGKHQDTLKELVETYGDIPHYTVSKTRAFQLPQLLKRAKTDFLLIRHPGLASVAGHLGFPTLTMGDEHIPVGYEGILRIGEMLKGVLSRTKFNQVLKRNVKLPYSDWWLAQDDPFYLTHHPETLNDLPEPRNLKFSKDKEPYSENA
- a CDS encoding nitrogenase component 1, with product MSEALKTKKKSNSISDPRYSCAVGASNTVVGIKGAVPIANCSPGCQLKQTAFLTFENGFQGSIYAGAGNMPSANSTENDIVFGGIKTLDQLIKSTLKVFNGDLYVVLTGCVGGLIGDDVSSLVNEYRDLGYPIVAVDTAGFKGNNLFGHEEVVNAIVDQFVGDYKGERKKGLINLWSEVPYYNQNWRGDYQELARILRGAGFEVNVLFGPENNGVKDWLRIPEAQFNLVVSPWVGVRNAEHLQEKYGQPFLHIPEIPIGAEATSEFIRKVVEFAGIDKEQSEKFIEQENGIYYYYLEHFSEFFAEYWYGMPSEFAITADSAYTLAYTKFLADQIGLIPRKAIVSDDPPQKFREQIEKAFHNISEGVDVQVEFEEDGYLIEKSIKEVDFSSGKPLILASSWEINLANDKGALFFEVTPPSSETLIINRSFVGYKGALNLLEKIYSASVGGK
- a CDS encoding ABC transporter substrate-binding protein; translated protein: MNHNLHKKHSRIALAFLFTFACAASAFAADKISIGYLSSTGQGKFFIAKDAGIFEKNGLDVTLVEFSNSGDGIAAVRAGKLDAGAFGSLAPLIHIAQGADIRVIGGIMGGDQAVITRKENAGSVKKLSDLKGKKIATIRLGTADAIVRGGLKKEGIDWHKDVTIVELKNPPAVIEAVKNGSVYAGVTWGPHDLRAEEAGLSVVLRSKDINPGHICCRLIASLRKIDGREDVYKRLVKSLIEAEELVQNDHKKSVEIIAKWIKLDTALVNKAFYSGHVTQDTDPNVKGVEFFWDFLKDAEFIKSDKKVAEYVRTDFYQKAIAELRKQKPNSEFYANAEKIFKSRN
- a CDS encoding ABC transporter ATP-binding protein, with amino-acid sequence MSQTQSGFETTNLGFSYDGKAILKDINLKINQGEFVCLLGESGSGKTTLLNLFAGLTKPGEGHIYWNGKEIEKPSAERSVVFQDYSLFPWLTLLQNVTLAIKKTKKVKSGDAKHLAEEYLNLVGLSRSLNKYPFELSGGMRQRGAIARALSVGADALLLDEPFGALDPVNRASLQDLVLELCRGVKDRPITTLFVTHDIREAVYLGSRIVVLGSTPGRIIADIPLDFPVRKNRSDWFRDEKVQQTIVAIEDAYHKDVLEKLGHIVQGGASI
- a CDS encoding ABC transporter permease subunit codes for the protein MRTFKKYLSKLSGILFLLFLLGIWAFISCGPEWSSQYLFPSPKAIANALFDSREELLRSAGASLLKLVPAYLVAAIVGISIGILSGSVSWISNMLKPISRFAAPIPPNVYIPYAIAILPTFYLSSTFIIFIAAFWPIYLNTAAGAADIPEKYKRNAAIIGIGRFEYLWRIALVASLPSIFSGLSVGMGLSFIMLTVAELFGENTGLGHFVQFYADYSDYPNMVAGILWTGIVVLAIMELFEFVKRKLLFWTKAN
- a CDS encoding class I SAM-dependent methyltransferase, with product MISKTALLCALARAVHTHSKCEKIFEDEFALDFVGLKEYRHARNLAKTFLPAKKPGVKNYLTKDLLNQYFLPIVLPRNRFAEDIVDTKQKTGDVQYVLLGAGLDSFALRNKSQNVDVFELDLYETQVFKIERMRELFTKRRPKVHFVEIDFNKDSIIDRLMYAGFNPKKRSVFSILGVSYYIPIEIFFKTISQISQIAATNSVVVFDYYEKEQNSADSTTKISRLKQIAAACGERMADGYDPAQVIELAKKSGIKYCHDLTPKDLDEAFFRDSAELSAFEGVHLIYCGL